The Solibacillus sp. FSL R7-0682 genome includes a window with the following:
- a CDS encoding cytochrome ubiquinol oxidase subunit I — MENSAVFWSRALTELTLSFHILFATLGVGVPLMILIAQYVGYKRNDEHYTLMARRWARGFTITVAVGVVTGTVIGLQLSLLWPQFMEIAGQIIALPLFMETFAFFFEAIFLGIYLYTWDRFKNPKHHMLLLIPVAIGASMSAVFITIVNAFMNAPRGFDIVGGELINIQPILAMFTPAMPTKIGHVLTSSFMTVAFILAAIAAYKLLKGEEQVYHKKALYLMMKLGIIFSIATAIVGDFSAKYLAEYQPEKLAAAEWHFETEEGADLIFFGVLDGDEVKYEIRIPKVLSFLASNDFNAEVTGLEEFPEDERPPLITHYFFDVMVSIGMLMIFLSMSFVIGKWRQWKWVESRLFRWFIVLSGPLSLVAIEAGWWLAELGRQPWILYGIMRTEEGATTATGVEWLFIAFGLVYLVLGIGSIVVLRRMFKNNPVEKELALRKGGAK; from the coding sequence ATGGAAAATTCAGCAGTGTTTTGGAGTAGAGCACTTACAGAGTTAACATTATCCTTCCATATACTCTTTGCAACACTAGGTGTCGGTGTGCCACTGATGATTTTGATTGCACAATATGTTGGATATAAAAGAAATGACGAACACTATACTTTAATGGCACGTAGATGGGCAAGAGGATTTACCATTACAGTAGCGGTTGGAGTAGTGACTGGTACAGTTATTGGGTTACAGCTGTCTCTTTTATGGCCGCAATTTATGGAAATAGCAGGTCAGATTATTGCGTTACCACTTTTCATGGAGACTTTTGCATTTTTCTTTGAAGCAATCTTTTTAGGAATTTATTTATATACATGGGACCGATTTAAAAATCCAAAACACCATATGTTACTGCTTATTCCAGTAGCAATTGGAGCATCCATGTCAGCGGTGTTTATTACGATTGTTAATGCTTTCATGAACGCGCCAAGAGGTTTTGATATTGTTGGTGGAGAGCTTATTAATATTCAACCGATTTTAGCAATGTTTACACCTGCAATGCCTACAAAAATTGGGCATGTTTTAACATCAAGCTTCATGACAGTAGCCTTTATTTTAGCAGCGATTGCCGCTTACAAACTACTAAAAGGGGAAGAACAAGTTTATCATAAAAAAGCGCTTTATTTAATGATGAAGCTCGGTATTATATTCTCAATTGCTACGGCAATTGTTGGCGATTTTTCAGCGAAATATTTAGCGGAATATCAGCCTGAAAAATTAGCTGCAGCAGAATGGCACTTTGAAACAGAAGAAGGTGCCGATCTAATCTTCTTTGGTGTACTTGATGGGGATGAGGTAAAATATGAGATTCGTATTCCGAAAGTATTAAGCTTCTTAGCAAGCAATGATTTTAATGCGGAAGTGACAGGACTTGAAGAATTTCCAGAAGATGAACGACCACCGCTCATTACACACTACTTCTTTGATGTAATGGTATCAATAGGCATGCTGATGATTTTCTTATCAATGTCCTTTGTGATAGGGAAATGGCGACAATGGAAATGGGTTGAATCTCGGTTATTTAGATGGTTCATTGTATTAAGTGGTCCTTTATCCCTCGTTGCAATTGAAGCAGGTTGGTGGTTAGCCGAGCTAGGTCGTCAGCCATGGATCTTATATGGTATTATGCGTACCGAAGAAGGAGCAACTACCGCAACAGGGGTAGAATGGTTATTTATTGCATTTGGTCTTGTCTACTTAGTATTAGGGATTGGTAGTATCGTAGTATTACGTCGAATGTTTAAAAATAACCCTGTTGAAAAGGAATTAGCATTACGTAAAGGCGGTGCGAAATAA
- a CDS encoding sulfite exporter TauE/SafE family protein has product MDLSFIVVIFLIGFIGSFVSGMVGVGGSIIKYPMLLYIPPLFGLAAFSAHEVSGISAIQVFFASIAGVWAYRKSGLLHKELIMYMGGSILIGSFIGSFGSGYLSEGAVNLVYGLLALIAAIMMFIPKKQIDDQSIHEISFNKLVAAGLAFIVGIGSGIVGAAGGFLLVPILLVVLKIPTRMTIATSLAVTFISSIGGTVGKVMTGQIDYGPATVMIIASIIAAPLGAKLGNKLNVKMLQFILAILILGTAIKTWIDIL; this is encoded by the coding sequence ATGGATCTTTCGTTCATCGTTGTCATATTTTTAATTGGCTTTATTGGCTCCTTTGTATCTGGAATGGTTGGTGTCGGGGGCTCAATTATTAAATATCCAATGCTACTTTACATTCCACCATTATTTGGATTAGCCGCATTCTCTGCACATGAAGTGTCAGGTATTAGTGCAATTCAAGTGTTTTTCGCATCGATTGCGGGTGTGTGGGCTTACAGAAAAAGTGGATTATTGCATAAAGAATTGATCATGTATATGGGAGGCTCCATTTTAATTGGTAGCTTTATCGGTAGTTTTGGATCGGGCTATTTATCAGAAGGTGCAGTGAATCTTGTTTACGGGCTTTTGGCGCTTATTGCAGCCATCATGATGTTTATTCCTAAAAAACAAATTGATGATCAATCCATCCATGAAATCTCATTTAACAAACTAGTAGCAGCAGGATTAGCCTTTATCGTAGGTATCGGATCTGGTATCGTCGGTGCGGCGGGCGGATTTTTACTAGTACCAATTTTATTAGTGGTGCTAAAAATACCAACACGTATGACAATTGCGACTAGTTTAGCCGTAACGTTTATTTCATCGATTGGTGGAACCGTTGGGAAAGTGATGACAGGTCAAATTGATTACGGACCTGCAACTGTCATGATTATTGCAAGTATTATTGCAGCTCCACTTGGTGCTAAACTGGGCAATAAATTAAACGTTAAAATGTTGCAATTTATTTTAGCTATTTTAATTTTAGGCACAGCGATAAAAACATGGATAGATATTTTATAA
- a CDS encoding response regulator transcription factor, translated as MIKVLLVDDHVLIRRGIALLLENHVDISVVGEASDGEEAIQLAYQTSPDVILMDISIPNGIDGFTATKEIKKNLPEIKIIILTMHNEVAYIQQAIEIGADGYILKNSQGGIMYEAIQNVYNHKAYYEVGLPKEQIEKLFKNKGNQKADVLSTREQEIVRLTILGYTNVQIAEKLFISSKTVESHKSNIMQKLNLKSKAELIQYGITNGYIQ; from the coding sequence ATGATTAAAGTATTATTAGTAGATGACCATGTTCTTATTCGAAGGGGCATAGCACTGTTACTTGAAAATCACGTAGATATTTCCGTAGTAGGAGAAGCAAGTGACGGAGAGGAAGCGATTCAATTAGCTTACCAGACGAGTCCAGATGTTATTTTAATGGATATTTCAATACCGAATGGAATTGATGGATTTACGGCAACAAAGGAAATAAAAAAGAATTTACCTGAAATTAAGATTATTATTTTAACAATGCATAATGAAGTTGCCTATATTCAACAAGCAATAGAAATCGGGGCAGATGGCTACATTTTAAAAAATAGCCAGGGTGGTATTATGTACGAGGCAATTCAAAACGTTTATAATCATAAAGCTTATTATGAAGTAGGTCTACCTAAGGAACAGATTGAAAAGTTATTTAAAAATAAAGGAAATCAAAAAGCAGATGTTCTTTCTACACGGGAGCAAGAAATTGTGCGTCTAACAATTTTAGGCTATACAAATGTGCAAATAGCTGAAAAATTGTTTATTAGTTCAAAAACAGTAGAGAGTCATAAATCTAACATTATGCAAAAGTTAAACTTAAAAAGTAAAGCAGAGTTAATTCAATACGGTATTACGAATGGCTATATACAATAA
- a CDS encoding sensor histidine kinase, protein MTARLPSDYLQEIYEHIQDGIIIMKATREIIMMNPAAKKLTGWNIGDSVPYCTFCMTRQKKDGEATCYLMANSEVPSFLSQMPTYHGKKIDVEMSTAAIYENNETGEVEYLLVLRDQETFKKAQETENTKKMIRALIEAKESEHKRLAQELHDGIGQSLFTVSVALQAVESFVKDNPKLNTYINEVQDELQKAMDDINAYSHQLRPHSLDQLGLEPTIQMMIDNIMKNLPSLTIDLITKGLNRCDPVVEINLYRVIQEALHNIVKYANASHVQIRIVKDKTHIYMDIVDDGIGFDRGKIKSAGLGLKHMEERIDLLGGKFEIHSNLGNGTSITIVLPRWRPQND, encoded by the coding sequence ATGACTGCTCGTTTACCAAGTGATTATTTACAGGAAATTTATGAACATATACAAGATGGAATCATTATTATGAAAGCGACTCGTGAAATTATTATGATGAATCCCGCAGCCAAAAAACTAACAGGTTGGAACATTGGAGATTCTGTTCCATATTGTACATTTTGTATGACAAGGCAAAAAAAAGACGGTGAGGCAACTTGCTATTTGATGGCGAATAGTGAAGTACCTTCTTTTCTTTCGCAAATGCCAACATATCATGGAAAAAAAATTGATGTGGAAATGAGTACGGCCGCTATTTATGAAAATAACGAAACGGGTGAAGTCGAGTACTTACTAGTATTACGTGATCAAGAAACCTTTAAAAAAGCCCAAGAAACTGAAAATACGAAAAAAATGATTCGTGCGCTTATTGAAGCAAAAGAATCGGAGCACAAACGTCTGGCACAAGAATTACATGATGGGATAGGGCAATCTTTATTTACAGTATCTGTTGCGTTGCAAGCAGTTGAATCATTTGTAAAAGATAACCCAAAACTGAATACATATATTAACGAAGTGCAGGATGAACTTCAAAAGGCGATGGATGATATTAATGCGTATTCACATCAATTACGTCCACATAGTCTAGATCAATTAGGCTTAGAACCAACAATTCAGATGATGATAGACAATATTATGAAAAATCTACCTTCACTTACAATTGATTTAATAACAAAAGGTTTAAATCGATGTGATCCGGTCGTAGAAATTAACTTATATCGAGTTATTCAAGAAGCACTCCATAATATAGTGAAATATGCAAATGCTAGTCATGTTCAAATTCGTATTGTGAAGGACAAAACACATATTTATATGGATATTGTCGATGATGGCATCGGATTTGACCGAGGAAAAATTAAGAGTGCAGGCTTAGGATTGAAACATATGGAAGAGCGTATTGATCTATTGGGCGGCAAGTTCGAAATTCATTCAAATTTAGGAAACGGTACAAGTATTACGATCGTTTTACCAAGGTGGAGACCACAAAATGATTAA
- a CDS encoding MBL fold metallo-hydrolase gives MLLRYFYDEKLAHASYMIGCQQKGEAVIVDPMRNITPYIEVANKENMKIVGALETHIHADFVAGSRELADRFSATMYISDEGDESWKYTNLENINHVLLKDGDKFELGKLVFEVLHTPGHTPESISFLLTDGAAADKPIGIFTGDFVFAGDIGRPDLLEKAAGIQGTADSGAKVMYQSVERFKQLPDYLQVWPAHGAGSACGKALGAVPSTTVGYEKQFNWAMQFDNEADFVKGLLDGQPEPPYYFAIMKSVNKIGIELLKNLPTLEVITKVEQINEILEAGHLVVDTRNAESFSEGHIKGTVNIPFNNSFTNWMGWIVDYQKPLYLLVEDEEYLEEMMIALHSIGIDLVLGYANVNLIVEQSLTLDSYENVTPSEAKVLMESEDVEVIDVRNLTEFNEGHIEGAQHIMVGTLKNRLSEVPEKKLIVQCQAGGRSAIAASILKANGIHNLVNMTGGYSRWKNEIK, from the coding sequence ATGTTACTACGTTATTTTTATGATGAAAAATTAGCACATGCTTCCTACATGATAGGGTGTCAGCAAAAAGGTGAAGCTGTAATTGTGGATCCGATGCGTAATATTACGCCATATATTGAGGTAGCAAATAAAGAAAATATGAAAATTGTGGGTGCATTAGAAACGCATATTCATGCTGATTTTGTAGCGGGTTCACGTGAATTAGCAGATCGTTTCAGTGCGACGATGTATATTTCTGACGAAGGGGATGAGAGTTGGAAATATACGAATTTAGAAAATATCAATCATGTCCTTTTAAAGGATGGGGACAAGTTCGAGCTAGGGAAACTTGTTTTTGAGGTCTTGCATACACCAGGTCACACACCAGAGTCAATTTCATTTTTATTAACGGATGGTGCCGCGGCAGATAAGCCTATCGGGATTTTTACAGGTGACTTTGTTTTCGCTGGCGATATTGGACGACCAGACTTACTTGAAAAGGCAGCGGGTATTCAAGGGACAGCTGATTCAGGAGCAAAAGTGATGTATCAATCTGTCGAACGCTTCAAACAGTTACCAGACTATTTACAAGTATGGCCAGCTCATGGAGCGGGTAGTGCCTGTGGTAAGGCGTTAGGTGCTGTTCCATCTACAACAGTAGGCTATGAGAAACAATTTAACTGGGCAATGCAGTTTGACAATGAAGCTGATTTTGTAAAAGGATTGTTAGACGGCCAGCCAGAACCACCATATTATTTTGCTATTATGAAATCGGTTAATAAAATTGGAATCGAGCTCTTAAAAAATCTACCTACACTCGAAGTAATCACGAAGGTAGAACAGATTAATGAAATTTTAGAAGCTGGTCATTTAGTAGTAGATACCCGAAATGCAGAGAGCTTCTCAGAAGGACATATTAAGGGAACGGTAAATATTCCATTCAATAACTCTTTTACGAATTGGATGGGATGGATTGTCGACTACCAAAAACCATTATATCTTTTAGTTGAGGATGAAGAATATTTAGAAGAAATGATGATTGCTTTACATTCTATTGGTATTGATTTAGTGCTAGGTTATGCGAATGTGAATTTAATTGTTGAACAATCACTTACATTAGATAGCTATGAAAATGTAACACCATCTGAAGCAAAAGTTCTAATGGAATCTGAAGATGTCGAAGTGATTGATGTTCGAAATTTAACAGAATTCAACGAAGGTCATATTGAAGGTGCTCAGCACATTATGGTAGGTACGTTAAAGAACAGACTTTCAGAAGTTCCAGAAAAAAAATTAATTGTCCAATGTCAGGCAGGAGGACGTTCAGCAATTGCGGCAAGTATTTTAAAAGCCAATGGTATTCATAATTTAGTGAATATGACAGGTGGCTATAGTCGTTGGAAAAATGAAATAAAATAA
- a CDS encoding NAD(P)/FAD-dependent oxidoreductase, translated as MRSSFKVIIVGGGTAGISVAARLLNKSKSLANEVAIIDPAQNHYYQPLWTLVGGGAAKKEDSERSMESVIPDGAVWINEYVEAFVPHKNQVLLKDETVLNYDYLVVAAGIEINWGAIKGLKEALGTKSVCSNYSFEHVDYTWETIRNFKTGTALFTHPNSPVKCGGAPQKIMHLAEDYFQHKGVRKNINVVFGSANPAIFDVIKYRNALEKVIDRKKIDARFRRNLIEIKANEKLAIFENLETGEKEEIKYDMIHVTPYMRAPRFIAESTLANEDGWVDVDMHTLQHKQFANIFGLGDCAGLPTSKTGAAIRKQAPVVAENIVASIRNQPTTHHYDGYSSCPIVTGYNKLILAEFDYSKEPAESMPFNQAVERTSMYVMKKDLLPLMYWNGMLKGTM; from the coding sequence ATGAGAAGCTCTTTTAAAGTCATCATTGTAGGTGGTGGAACTGCTGGGATTTCAGTCGCTGCCCGACTTCTCAATAAATCAAAAAGTTTAGCCAATGAGGTTGCGATTATTGATCCAGCCCAAAATCATTACTATCAACCGCTATGGACATTAGTTGGTGGTGGAGCAGCCAAAAAAGAAGATTCAGAGCGTTCTATGGAATCTGTAATACCAGATGGCGCCGTTTGGATTAATGAATATGTGGAAGCATTTGTTCCTCACAAAAATCAAGTGTTATTAAAGGACGAAACAGTACTTAATTATGATTATTTAGTTGTAGCAGCAGGCATCGAAATTAACTGGGGTGCTATTAAAGGATTGAAAGAGGCGTTAGGTACGAAGTCTGTATGTAGTAACTATTCATTTGAACATGTTGATTATACGTGGGAAACGATACGCAACTTTAAAACTGGTACAGCCCTTTTCACACATCCGAATTCACCTGTGAAGTGTGGGGGAGCGCCACAGAAAATTATGCATTTAGCAGAAGACTATTTCCAACATAAGGGTGTACGTAAAAATATCAATGTCGTATTTGGCTCTGCTAACCCAGCCATTTTTGATGTCATAAAGTATCGAAACGCTTTAGAAAAAGTAATTGATCGTAAAAAGATTGATGCTCGTTTTAGAAGAAATTTAATTGAAATTAAAGCGAATGAAAAATTAGCTATTTTTGAGAATTTAGAAACAGGTGAAAAAGAGGAAATAAAATACGACATGATTCATGTTACGCCGTATATGAGAGCACCACGCTTTATTGCAGAAAGCACTTTAGCAAATGAGGATGGCTGGGTAGATGTGGACATGCACACGCTACAGCATAAGCAGTTTGCTAACATATTTGGATTAGGTGATTGTGCTGGCTTACCGACATCTAAAACAGGGGCAGCGATTCGCAAACAAGCACCTGTCGTAGCGGAAAATATTGTCGCTTCTATTCGAAACCAGCCTACTACACATCACTATGACGGTTATTCATCCTGTCCGATTGTTACAGGGTATAACAAATTAATTTTAGCAGAATTTGATTATTCAAAAGAGCCTGCAGAGTCAATGCCATTTAACCAAGCTGTAGAGAGAACAAGTATGTATGTAATGAAAAAAGACCTCCTTCCTTTAATGTACTGGAACGGCATGTTAAAAGGAACGATGTAG
- the cydD gene encoding thiol reductant ABC exporter subunit CydD yields the protein MPFLQHLIRVNKSKIIILFFLSLFLGGSILLQGISIVEIVNLVFIEKAAFSNTYIFFLFFLLAIIVRLTSQFTMGRVGGLLAAGVKVSIREQLMQHWSLISMEKHVSFQTGEKVTLLVDTVDQLESYYREYIPQVIKTVVVPIMILIAVFIVHPNSGWIMLITAPFVPITYIIVGMQTKKKSEEQLDALNRFSGKFLDLLQGIQTIRLFGQSKQQENILAESNEGFMSRTLSVLKIAFASTLFIELIATLGIGIVALEIGFQMIVFKTLTFAPAFFILTLAPEYYNSLKELGAAFHTGRGSLGAAALIEEQLQEVKKPVQWGNQKLTNQPEITVDNASFKYANGPTIGPLSFTIHPGQTVAFIGQTGHGKTTILNLLSSLTELDTGELFLNNNLRNTYCADDWYAQTSYISQHPYIFSGTLRENICMGLEVSDEEIFAALQKSYLLDWLTTLPEGLDTALGEGGLGLSGGEKQRVAIARAFLKNPSIVFFDEPTAGLDVVTERLLIKSIKTLREMATVIIAAHQYESIRFADVIYIVEGGQIIASGAPELLKNHPFYKKITAGRKE from the coding sequence ATGCCATTTTTACAGCATTTAATACGTGTAAATAAATCCAAAATCATTATTTTATTTTTCTTATCACTATTTTTGGGTGGTAGTATTCTTTTACAAGGCATTAGCATTGTAGAAATTGTGAACCTTGTCTTTATTGAAAAAGCAGCATTTTCAAATACGTATATATTTTTTTTATTCTTCTTATTAGCAATTATCGTAAGGCTCACGTCACAATTTACAATGGGGCGAGTGGGGGGCTTATTAGCAGCGGGCGTAAAGGTTTCAATCCGAGAGCAATTAATGCAGCATTGGTCATTAATATCGATGGAAAAGCATGTGTCCTTTCAAACAGGGGAAAAAGTAACGCTTTTAGTGGATACAGTAGACCAATTGGAAAGCTATTATAGAGAATACATTCCACAAGTTATTAAAACCGTTGTTGTACCGATTATGATTTTAATTGCGGTCTTCATTGTGCATCCAAATAGTGGGTGGATTATGCTCATTACAGCGCCTTTTGTCCCGATTACTTATATTATTGTTGGGATGCAAACGAAAAAAAAATCAGAAGAACAGTTAGATGCACTCAACCGTTTTTCTGGGAAGTTTTTAGATTTACTGCAAGGTATACAAACGATTCGTTTATTTGGACAAAGTAAACAGCAAGAGAACATTTTAGCAGAAAGTAATGAAGGCTTTATGAGCCGTACATTAAGCGTATTAAAAATTGCTTTTGCCTCTACACTGTTTATTGAACTAATTGCAACACTTGGCATTGGTATAGTGGCACTTGAAATCGGGTTTCAAATGATTGTCTTTAAAACACTTACTTTTGCACCCGCTTTTTTCATTTTGACATTAGCACCCGAATATTATAATTCGTTGAAAGAACTAGGTGCAGCATTCCATACAGGACGAGGAAGCTTAGGGGCTGCAGCATTAATTGAAGAACAATTACAGGAAGTAAAAAAGCCTGTTCAATGGGGAAATCAAAAACTAACTAATCAGCCTGAAATAACGGTTGACAATGCAAGTTTTAAATATGCGAATGGTCCAACAATAGGCCCACTATCATTTACAATTCACCCTGGACAGACGGTTGCATTTATCGGACAAACCGGGCATGGTAAAACAACAATATTGAATCTGTTATCTAGTTTAACGGAGTTAGATACGGGTGAATTGTTTTTAAACAATAACCTTCGGAATACGTATTGTGCAGATGATTGGTACGCACAAACAAGCTATATTTCACAACATCCTTATATATTTTCAGGGACACTGCGGGAAAATATTTGTATGGGGCTTGAAGTTTCAGATGAAGAAATTTTTGCCGCCTTACAAAAATCCTATTTGTTAGATTGGCTAACTACATTACCGGAGGGACTTGACACAGCACTCGGTGAAGGTGGTCTCGGACTTTCTGGTGGTGAGAAGCAAAGGGTTGCGATTGCAAGAGCATTCTTAAAAAATCCGTCCATTGTCTTTTTTGATGAGCCGACTGCAGGATTAGATGTGGTAACCGAACGTTTATTAATAAAATCGATAAAAACACTTCGAGAAATGGCTACCGTTATAATCGCGGCTCATCAGTATGAAAGTATTCGCTTTGCAGATGTCATTTATATTGTTGAAGGCGGGCAAATTATAGCTTCTGGAGCACCAGAATTACTGAAGAATCATCCATTTTACAAAAAAATTACTGCAGGGAGGAAGGAATAA
- the cydC gene encoding thiol reductant ABC exporter subunit CydC produces the protein MQQLFKLIWQDKKDVLLALLAGTVSGLTAVALFAQSGLLISKAALMPPFYVILILTAFLKLFGVTKSASKYAERLISHRVTFKFISIVRMRFFKKLLPQAHVLNTYKSGDLLTRITSDVEMLQNFFLRVLYPPFIALFVFFVTILFTLFFSPWISLLLFVGIVLTSIVIPYILYHRPYPTGVLEKKELTVQATEYFYGYRELLLHNQNQSKKEELLALQKAYGTARRKELNKEQTSYLWNQLVALLTSFSVVFTGAYLTSTGELEGVYLALLVLISLTVFESAVPLSMVPIFARHTKKAVDQLDEVTSQEIIDGTIQIHDLVKDIQLQNVAYSYPSATRQALKNITLHIRAGEKIAIIGPSGSGKSTLLQLLMKEFRRTEGAFFVGDDDIDSISSHSMYKHMSTMLQHNHFFSGTISSNLLFAKRDATDDELQIALKKAALDKDLEDPVFEKGGNLSGGEKQRLAFARLLLKESNLWLVDEPFTSLDVQTEKTLFNTLLSEAADKTLIMVTHKLTNLDLFHRIYVMQQGEIVEFDTHDQLLANKGLYYSMFHKK, from the coding sequence ATGCAACAGTTATTTAAACTAATCTGGCAAGATAAGAAAGATGTGTTACTTGCATTACTAGCAGGAACGGTTAGTGGTTTAACGGCTGTAGCATTGTTTGCACAAAGTGGTTTGTTAATTTCAAAGGCTGCGCTCATGCCCCCCTTTTACGTTATTTTAATCTTAACAGCCTTCTTAAAACTTTTTGGAGTAACTAAATCAGCCAGTAAGTATGCTGAACGCCTTATCTCACACCGGGTTACATTTAAATTTATTAGTATTGTACGGATGCGATTCTTTAAAAAGCTTCTCCCACAAGCTCATGTGCTTAACACCTATAAAAGTGGTGATTTACTAACACGTATTACAAGTGATGTTGAAATGTTACAAAACTTCTTTTTACGTGTGCTGTACCCACCCTTTATTGCACTGTTTGTTTTTTTTGTAACGATATTATTTACATTATTCTTTTCGCCATGGATTTCACTTCTTTTATTTGTAGGAATCGTGCTTACGAGTATTGTGATCCCGTATATTCTTTATCATCGCCCTTATCCAACCGGCGTATTAGAAAAAAAAGAGCTAACTGTTCAAGCAACAGAATATTTTTATGGCTATCGTGAATTACTTCTCCATAATCAAAATCAGTCGAAAAAAGAAGAATTATTAGCATTGCAAAAAGCCTATGGGACAGCACGAAGAAAGGAACTGAACAAAGAACAAACTTCTTACTTATGGAATCAGTTAGTAGCTTTACTTACAAGCTTTAGTGTTGTTTTTACAGGCGCTTATTTAACGTCTACTGGGGAATTAGAAGGTGTATATTTAGCTCTACTTGTACTCATTTCATTAACTGTTTTTGAATCTGCAGTTCCACTATCAATGGTGCCAATTTTTGCAAGACATACAAAAAAAGCTGTGGATCAACTAGATGAGGTGACCTCACAAGAAATAATTGATGGGACGATTCAAATTCATGATTTAGTAAAAGACATTCAATTACAAAATGTAGCTTATAGCTACCCCTCAGCTACACGGCAAGCTTTAAAAAATATTACGCTTCATATTCGAGCAGGGGAAAAAATTGCAATTATTGGTCCAAGTGGCTCGGGTAAATCAACACTTTTACAACTTCTCATGAAGGAATTTAGAAGAACAGAAGGGGCATTTTTCGTTGGGGACGATGATATTGATTCCATAAGTTCACATTCTATGTATAAACATATGAGTACGATGCTACAGCACAATCACTTTTTCTCTGGGACGATTAGTAGCAATTTACTTTTTGCAAAACGTGATGCAACAGATGATGAGTTACAAATAGCACTTAAGAAGGCCGCGTTAGACAAAGATTTAGAGGATCCGGTTTTTGAAAAAGGCGGGAATCTCTCAGGTGGGGAAAAACAACGTCTTGCCTTTGCTCGCCTATTATTAAAAGAAAGTAACTTATGGCTCGTAGATGAGCCCTTTACAAGCTTAGACGTACAGACAGAAAAAACATTGTTCAACACATTACTGTCAGAAGCAGCTGATAAAACACTTATTATGGTTACGCATAAGCTAACAAACCTAGACCTTTTCCACCGTATTTACGTCATGCAGCAAGGGGAGATTGTTGAATTTGATACACATGATCAATTATTAGCGAACAAAGGACTCTACTATTCAATGTTTCATAAAAAATAG
- a CDS encoding O-linked GlcNAc transferase codes for METMERYFYDGQFLKCFNDAILQQNSENAQMATQFLNVFSKYEYEKFPKVTKTVTQSIERANETYPELDEVEQIRSIKDEERFSNAIKQLEEDAKNANDERKAQSFFIQGHLFLMAHHYDESVHCFMQAVKHNPNKALYYGFAGQTMNRFNWSPFDVMVYIERAIELDEHNARWQWNKALVLTQLYKDLQVEAFLENALMAIEKAMKLCRADQVTLRNGIDSTLENLKEYLF; via the coding sequence ATGGAAACTATGGAACGTTATTTTTATGATGGACAGTTTTTAAAATGTTTTAATGATGCAATTTTACAGCAAAATAGTGAAAATGCTCAAATGGCCACGCAATTTTTGAATGTGTTCTCAAAATATGAATATGAAAAGTTCCCAAAAGTAACTAAAACTGTTACGCAAAGTATTGAGCGTGCAAATGAAACTTATCCAGAGCTTGATGAAGTGGAGCAAATTCGTTCAATTAAAGATGAAGAGCGATTTTCTAATGCAATTAAACAGCTTGAGGAAGATGCCAAAAATGCTAATGACGAACGAAAGGCCCAATCCTTTTTTATACAAGGGCATTTATTTTTGATGGCACATCATTATGATGAAAGTGTGCATTGTTTTATGCAAGCAGTCAAACACAATCCGAACAAGGCGTTATATTATGGATTTGCAGGACAAACGATGAACCGTTTTAATTGGTCACCATTCGACGTGATGGTTTACATTGAGCGAGCAATTGAATTGGATGAACATAATGCGCGTTGGCAATGGAATAAAGCGTTAGTATTAACACAATTATATAAGGATTTACAAGTAGAAGCTTTTTTAGAAAATGCCCTAATGGCCATTGAAAAAGCAATGAAGTTATGTCGTGCAGATCAAGTAACATTACGAAATGGTATTGATTCAACATTGGAGAATTTAAAAGAGTACTTATTCTAA
- a CDS encoding heme oxygenase — protein sequence MITVTNRIKVKKGFADKMAPNFVKAGPLQQFEGFIKVEVLVATQFEEYDEMSVVMYWEGKENFEAWRESDAFKEAHKRPESSHGGHGEQAESPMLGSQIVVAEVVGSISK from the coding sequence ATGATTACTGTAACAAACCGTATTAAAGTAAAAAAAGGATTTGCAGATAAAATGGCGCCTAATTTTGTTAAGGCAGGTCCTTTACAACAATTTGAAGGCTTTATTAAAGTAGAAGTATTAGTAGCAACTCAATTTGAAGAATATGATGAGATGAGTGTCGTGATGTATTGGGAAGGAAAAGAAAACTTTGAAGCATGGCGTGAAAGTGATGCATTTAAAGAAGCACATAAACGTCCAGAAAGCTCACATGGTGGACATGGTGAACAAGCGGAATCTCCAATGTTAGGCTCACAAATTGTCGTTGCAGAAGTAGTAGGGTCAATTTCAAAATAA